The following are encoded together in the Panicum virgatum strain AP13 chromosome 6K, P.virgatum_v5, whole genome shotgun sequence genome:
- the LOC120712049 gene encoding uncharacterized protein LOC120712049, translating to MRRGTRPAGAGEGAPACGAPSTAGLPRGVGPRLDNRPPTASLTGKGLRTHQRLDDLLQIGRGARLAAGQAQLGAALSARKPNPRRLAPPGRLQRRPQRPTPHQRPDGRQHPAGAACARAVLHGRLRRRRRRQEDPSGLPVQPRSMDPWSVAWGDRMECVLQQHDRSEGGCDWDGDDGRC from the exons ATGCGCCGCGGCACACGGCCGGCAGGGGCGGGTGAAGGGGCTCCGGCGTGCGGCGCGCCCTCTACGGCCGGCTTGCCGCGCGGCGTCGGCCCACGGCTCGATAACCGGCCACCGACGGCGTCGCTGACAGGGAAGGGGCTCCGCACCCACCAACGATTGGACGACTTGCTCCAGATTGGGCGGGGGGCGCGGCTGGCTGCGGGGCAAGCGCAGCTCGGGGCAGCGCTGAGCGCACGCAAGCCGAATCCGCGGCGACTCGCACCACCCGGCCGGCTTCAGCGCCGTCcccaacgacctactcctcacCAACGGCCAGATG GTCGACAACATCCTGCCGGAGCAGCATGCGCTCGTGCCGTCCTACatgggcggctgcggcggcggaggcggaggcaagAGGATCCATCCGGCCTTCCAG TGCAACCGAGATCCATGGACCCGTGGAGCGTGGCTTGGGGCGACCGGATGGAGTGCGTGCTCCAGCAGCACGACAGGAGCGAGGGTGGCTGTGATTGGGACGGCGACGATGGTCGATGCTGA